Part of the Musa acuminata AAA Group cultivar baxijiao chromosome BXJ2-7, Cavendish_Baxijiao_AAA, whole genome shotgun sequence genome is shown below.
GTCTCAGCAGGGGAAGTTGCTTGCAGCTCTTGCATTAGGTGATCTATTCCAGAATGAAGGTCTTGCTCGAACTACAGATGCTGTTTCAGCATGCCGGGCTCTGATAAATCTCCTTGAAGATCAACCAACTGAAGAAATGAAAGTTGTAGCCTTATGTGCCCTGCAAAACCTAGTAACTTACAGCCGGTCTAATAAGAGAGCTGTTGCAGAAGCTGGTGGTGTCCAAGTTGTGCTTGAGCTGATCAATTCCAGCAATCCAGATACTTCAGCCCAGGCAGCGATGTTTGTTAAACTTCTGTTTTCTACTCAAACTATCCAAGAATATGCTTCCAGTGAGACTGTAACAACAATTACTGGTATTGTCTTAAACCCCTTATCATTTTTTGGAAGCTTAAATCTCATGAAAAAATGGGAAGGTTCAGTAATGTCTAACTTAGCTGTTTAGTTTATTTTCATGAAGCATATAGCTGCCAAATTGTGCCCTGGTAGATCTGTGATTTTACTCAGCATGGTACATAGTTCATTCAGTATCTTGTTCTACTATCATTTTCTACTAAATCCTCGAGTTATTCTCATGGAATTTGCTGCTATATTAAGTTTGCATCTATACTCAACTAATTTTAAGAATATTCTAGATCTTGCTTGTTCATTGGTATTCGCcagatataaaatatttgattcaATAATTTTCCGAATATTCTGTTATAAAATAATCTAAGAGGTACAACTAGTTGTCGGCACCTTCTGTTGTCAGCTTTACACCTATCTGAATAACCACTAAACAGGAACTTCAATTGTACACTTATCTATCAGTTTTTCATATACATGGGCATCTTATAGTGCCTGATTCAGCAAGGAGACCAGGATGAGATGTGAGGATACATAGGAGACAAACTTATACTATGTTGTAAATGACACCTTTGCAATGATACAAAATATTGTAAGATGACTCTGCTACAATCCTAAAAAATCTAAACAATTGTTTCTCATTTTGTTGTAGTAGATTTTACTGGTTAAATATCTACAATAACATACAGATCCATACCCAAAACTCATCTCGCTCTTCAACACAACTCATGAGGGTGGACACAAGAGTCCAAGTAAACCTGGCTTATATTTGATAGCTTTCATTTGTCTTTCTGAGATGAAATTTGGGAGATCTCTGTCCATCATATATTAAGAAGCGCCATCTGTAATCGATAATCATGGCTAATATCATTCGTATATATCTATTCAAGTAGTTATTACCTGTGCTAATTCTATTCTGTTTTTCTTCTCACATATTTGAGCTCTTAAAACATTGTATTTCTTTTTTCGAATCTCTTAGACTGTTTGGTAAATGTGCAGCTGCAATCGAAAAGGATTTATTGGCCTCTGGAAGTGTGAATGAGGAGTATTTAAAAGCACTAAATGCACTACTAAGTAACTTTCCTCGCTTGAGAGCCACTGAACCTGTTACACTGAGTATTCCCCTTCTGGTAAAGTGCCTCAAAACCGGATCAGAGGTGTCTCAGGAAGCAGCATTAGATTCACTGTTCCTTCTCAGGCAGGCATGGTCTGTGTGCCCGGCTGAAGTTTTCAAAGCTCAGACTGTTGCTGCTTCGGAGGCTATTCCTTTACTGCAATACTTGATCCAATGTGGCCCACCCCGATTTCAGGAGAAAGCTGAACTTCTGCTGCAGAGTTTACCAGGGACACTAACTGTTATAATAAAACGTGGAAACAATTTGAGACAATCAGTGGGAAACCCAAGTGTCTACTGCAAACTTAGGCTTGGCAGCAACCCACCTATACACACCAAGGTAAAACAGTGATCTTCACTTACATTTGTGCATTAATCCTTGAAGAAATAATTATTTAAGTAGTTTAAGCTTTTGGTAAGGAAAGAGAGTCACAGTATATGATTTAGATGGATATCTCTAATTGCCTGAAGATAATTTTCAGGAATACTCGTTATTTTTCAATATTAAGAAGCTGAACTTGTCATCCGAGGAAGCAATAAAAATCCATTGTCTGTTTGTGGTTGCCTTGGCATATTTGTGAACCAGAACATCTTAGTTTTATAACTTTGCTACTCTTTTCTCCTAATAGTACTTGTGGTTCCCCAGATTGTGTCAACTGGTCCTACACCTGAATGGGATGAAAGTTTCACGTGGGCATTTGATAGTCCTCCTAAAGGCCAAAAGCTCCACATATCTTGCAAGAACAAGAGTAAATTCGGAAAGGTACTTCTCCAACAAACGCAAGATAGAAACACTGCAGCTTGTGGTTTCTAACAAGCTGTCGATAACGATTTAGAATACTGGACTTTTCGGTCCTTTCAAACTTGACCCGATTATTTGATTTGACTGCAGAAATCGTTTGGAAAGGTGACGATCCAAGTTGATCAGGTGGTTGTGCTAGGATCGGCTGCCGGAGAGTATATTCTACTTCCCGAAAGCAAAAGCGGCCCTCCTCGGCACTTGGAAATAGAATTCCAGTGGTCAAACAAATAACATCCTCATTCGAGGTATGTCGTCCTTGTAAATCGATGTCAAAGAATTAAAACTGCTCCTCTTTCTGCACTTGATCATGCTTTATTGTGGTATTGTATCCATCAGATAGGGTCTGCATAGGAATTATTCTTATTGAGTTTGCTTCACTAGAAAAAGGTTATCTTGTGTGCAGTATATTGCTCTTTGTTTTGTGTTCCGACACATTTCAATGACAAAAGATGGAGAAAAATGTATCTCTAATCTTTGAGTTTTTTCCCACTTTCTTTGTAAGAGATGTGCTCAAATATTACAAGCGAGTACTGACTAGCCCCAATAATAATGTCTGTCAATTCAAGCTGCTAGATTATAGTCAGCTTATTGTTATCATGCGGGATTTTCCTCGTGTTTTAATCATTCATAATCTTGCATATAGCATTCCCATTTGCTTGATTGTTTGCAGCTGTAGATGAACTAAAACAAGCTCTGTTGACTCCAAGCAAGTCATAACCTGCTCTGCtaccatgataaaaaaaattttgaattagatGACTATTAACTCCAAAAGCTTAATCTAATCTAACATGGGAGAAGAGTGTTGTTGGGTGGATGAGGTGAGGGTGGAGAGCAGAGCATCAACTCCAGGACTGGGTCGGGAGGCGGGAAATGGCTCTCATCCCATACCACGAGACAAGCAAATGGACTCTACTGGTATGACACATCGTCATTAATAAGTACTCCAAATATTAATCCATGTAACATCAATTTACTACCATGAAAGCGAGACTCTTGTGGGTCCCATCTTGTTTCGTGGGTCCCGCAGCCTGGTTGCGTCCGCCCACGTCGCTGCTACCGTCGGTTGACGACTGGAGTGCGAACTTTGACGCGCCCGCGTGGTGTCATCATAACGCAGGACCACCTGCCGTATATAACGACAAGAGTTCTCCGAGGAGATGCACATCATCGTGGAAGTGGCGTCAATTCCTGTCCCAATCTGCGTCTCTGTAACGAAGCTCATCTGAGTTCAAATATTATAAGGCTTTTACATTATAAACATTAACATCCTCAGCAatttatattcataaaaagaattaaaataCTTACGACTAACATTACTTAGTTTGAGTCAGAAAATAGTGATATGCTTAAAATATTCCTAATATTTTTAAGATCATAATCACTTTGAAAAATATGTTAGTGTCTGTTTACTTAGTCCAATCCTCTAATTTAATccatcaataattattttttatatgaattttgataataatacattcatcaaatccttataaatcaatctcagtatcactaatttttttatataaaattaatcgaGATGTTATAATTTATATACACGATTAACTATAGAAGGTTAGTCGAAAAACTAACTTGAATTTAGAGGatacataagaaaaaataatttgttTTACAGGCATAATAATATGcagttataataaatattttgataatcatATAATTTCATAATGGTAAAGCCAATAGTTGCCTCCTAATCGCTAGATGAACTCCAacagctactctctctctctctctcctttgttTGTTAGTAGATTGTCCATATTCAGATGAGGGGGACAACCAAATTGCACCACTCTCCTGATAAACGAGGGAACAAGAAAGCAGATTCGCAAACCTTATCATGTTGGAGGAGATTACTATGACGACAATATCCTTAAAACTAGCTTCCTATGCAAGTAATAGACTAACGAAGATTTCTCGTATTGGTTCTTGCAAATGATATTGCAATCAGTCGATCCTTGTTTGGTTGTATTCTGCCTTTTAAATACATATCAAGAAAAACTAGCAAAGTCTTCTAAAACACCATTGTTATGCTCATGCATGCCGTGCAAAACGACCATCAGAAACATGAATGGAAAATGTTACAAGTGCAGCTAGAAACACTCTTACTTGTGAATGAGAACATGGTGATAGTCTTTGAGAGTGCGTAAATGGAGAGACGtgattattctttttatatgCAAATAATGATCATTGGTCACTTACTTGCGATCTATATACTTAAAGAGCGTGCAGTGGAAGGGATAAAGAAAGAAACATGGTACAGTAGTAATGTGTCAGAAGACTCAAAACTGTGCAGTCTTCAGTTGCCGAATCTTTCCCTCTGTTTACAGCATTAACTGTACTGAGCTTTAACTGAATCATTACCATCTCTGTTTGCGCTTCCATTTCTTTCTCCCTCCTTTACCATATGGTTTTGACCGCTGTTTTATCCTAACAACTCACCTTTTGCTGTCATGATTCCACCCCCCTTATGCAAAACCCCATCCATCTGATTCTGATCAGATGGTCCAGGTTTGAGGAGTCACTGCTACAGTTCATGGTGAACTGGTGTTTAACCCATGTCCCATAAGTGGGTTTAGGAGATGCCACTGTTTCCTGCTGCCGTTCTTGTTGGTTTGATCATTAAGAAAGCATGTCTCCTTTACACTGCTCTCCAGAGAActatgtaagagagagagagagagagagagcattataTGTAGCTCATCTTATCGAGTTACCAAAGAAACACTGCAATCTTGTAAGAGGTAAAACCACAAAGATCataaatatctctctctctctctctctctctttagtagCTCCGTCTGCCAAACTTAAAAGTGCAGCAGGAACACCATAACTTTTCTCTCTTTAAGTACCACTCTTGCCTCATTCTCTTCCCCTTTGTAGACCCTTGTTGTCTCGCTCTCTACagcgcgcgcgcgcacacacccACACAAATGAAGGCCAATGGCTTCCTATGCCGGTCGCATGTTGATGCAGTTTGCATTCCCGGGGATCCACGGTCGATGATCATGCCACGGCGGCCGGACAGGACGCTGGCGGAGCACTCGAGGCTCGTCGACTTGAAGTACTCGCGCCTCGTCGACTCCCGGAGATTCAACTCCGGCGAACGAAGCCGCGCAGTCACCCTTCCAATGGTCACAAAGAAGCAAAGAGAACCAAGGCCTGCTAAGACCACCACTGCCACCGGTACTGTCCCCTCCCGTCCTCCTTCCAATGACCATGTCTTCCAGGTAAAACCTTCCTGCTCGTTAGCCTTCTACCTTTCGTGCCATGTAAGCAGCTTATTCTATGTTCTTCTTCAAACTCAGATGCAATCTAAGGGAAGAGAGAAAAAAGTTAGATTTAGAATAGGAGGATCAGTATGAGCTACAGAGAGTACAAATACCAACACTGATATAATGATACTATATTCTTTCTTGCGGAGGAGACACAGGCAGTAGTGGACCACTTGTGTGTCCCCCTTCTCTATGGATAATTTTCACAGTTACATTCATCCATAAACACCAAACTATTGTTTTGTCTTGATCCGCTACAAatattcttcttttgtttttctcttcTGATCCTTCGTTTCTATTTGACAGGTGGTGGTCATGAGAGTTTCGATCCACTGCCAAGGTTGTGCAGGAAAAGTAAGGAAGCACATCTCTAAAATGGAaggtatgtatgtgtgtatgcaCATATATGTGCACTCCGAAAGAAAAAGGATTTTGTCTATTGTTCTGCGTTAATATTCCCATCTACTGAACTTTTTCTGACAACTAAATCTGACAGGTGTGACATCCTTCAGCATAGATCTGGAATCCAAGAGGGTAATAGTGATGGGACATGTGTCCCCGGTGGGGGTCCTGGAGAGCATATCAAAGGTGAAGAAGGCCGAGTTGTGGCCTTGCTGAATTGCGCTTGGAGTCTCTCTTTTCCGTGATAAGATGGATCATGCCTTTTCTTTCTTTAGCTATGTTTGGTTGTCCGTGTTGTGGCTTTAGCATGGAAGAAAATGTGCCCCGATTGGTGATGCATAGTGAGTGTTCCAAGTTCCATGATTTCCTTAGACCTCATGTTACTGTACCGTTGTACATTACTTGATTGAACCATGTTTTACCCTAATATGTGGCCATCGATCTAGTATTATTGATCAACACCAAAATATAAAGTTTAATTGCTGTCCTTCTGAGGACCACTGTCTGTCGTTTCAGGACCACCTGATCAtgatgaacatatatatatatatatatatatatatatatatatatatatatatatatatacatatgtgtatatatattactGCTGTGTGATTTCACCTTTCAGTAGTATTTAGGGTTGGTAGTTGCAGGGGAGTGCTTTGGGCACCAAAAACTCTGTGGCAAGTGAGGTGGTCCGGCGACTTTTTGATTGTGGTGGGGTTGATGGCATGGTGGCGTGGAGTGAGAACAGTGTACGTCAGCTTGGGAAATGGCAATGATCCTCCACTCATGGCAGTGGCAACTGACCACCAACCTTTTGGGCACCACTTCAGTGGGTGGCCAGTCCTTTGATTTAGCTACCAACAGTGTGGAATGGGCTGTTTCTGCTTTCATATCATATTGTTGTGAAGCAATATTTTCAGCTGAGTTTTAGTGTTTTCTTGGTGTAGATTCTTTCTCTTTTGTTTCTTCTCGTCTTCTTCTGATTCCCTcagagaagtaataatgttttcAGTTGGTGTCTGTATTCTCGCTATAGTTTCTTTCTTTACTGTTTCTCTTACCTCCCTTTCAACTtcttctgatatatatatatatatatatatatatatatatatatatatatatatatatatatacacacacacacatattgtaTTTCTGAAAAGGAGCAATGTTTTTGAGTTTGACTTCTCTTTGTTTTTGTTGTACTTTCTTTCTTTACTTGTTTCTCCGACTTCTTCAACTTCTGGTATGTGTGTATACATAAATGCTTCTGAGAAATCTTCTCTTTTCCCTCATGTTTTCGGTTTAGTTTCTCCATATTATTGCTGTAGTTTTTTCCTCTGTTGTTTCTCTTACTTTCCCAACTTCTGATATGTGTAGATACATTCAAGTCTTCCCTTTTCCTCAAAGAAGAGGCAAAGTTTTCGGTTTGGTTTCTCTATCTTCTTCTTGTAGTTTCTTTCTTTACTgcttctctttcttctcaacttcttCTGATGCTTTTGAGGATGAGACAGAAGGTGAGAAATAAAGTGGGCATAGATCGACAGTAAAAGCTTGTTGACAGTATGGTGATATGCATTTGAGCAAGCAAGAAGAGAAAAAGTTCAAACTGTGCATGAAACGTGCATGGTAACACCACTGCTCGGTTAGATGGTGATTT
Proteins encoded:
- the LOC135616137 gene encoding protein SODIUM POTASSIUM ROOT DEFECTIVE 1-like, producing the protein MKANGFLCRSHVDAVCIPGDPRSMIMPRRPDRTLAEHSRLVDLKYSRLVDSRRFNSGERSRAVTLPMVTKKQREPRPAKTTTATGTVPSRPPSNDHVFQVVVMRVSIHCQGCAGKVRKHISKMEGVTSFSIDLESKRVIVMGHVSPVGVLESISKVKKAELWPC